A stretch of the Lolium perenne isolate Kyuss_39 chromosome 3, Kyuss_2.0, whole genome shotgun sequence genome encodes the following:
- the LOC127344167 gene encoding large ribosomal subunit protein bL34c, giving the protein MALALASPMASLSHHSGRISAAVIGGGLRPRKAAPMGASASPFLRSSFVSSTSTSSASTSSLSAVVSASLAFRSASSFAGSSLGIEFSYNRLTTRRPRGLQIRAGKAALCLTKRSRSRKSLARVHGFRRRMRTTAGRKVLKRRRDRGRKILCTKTNSPTGTKF; this is encoded by the exons ATGGCCCTTGCCCTGGCCTCTCCAATGGCGTCCCTCTCCCACCACTCCGGGAGGATCTCGGCGGCGGTTATCGGCGGCGGTCTCCGACCTCGCAAGGCTGCCCCTATGGGTGCCTCCGCCTCCCCATTTCTCCGGAGCTCATTCGTCtcgtccacctccacctcctccgcaTCCACCTCGTCGCTCTCGGCTGTGGTCTCGGCATCGCTAGCCTTCAGGTCCGCCTCATCGTTCGCCG GTTCATCTTTGGGGATTGAGTTCAGCTACAACAGATTAACAACACGAAGACCTCGTGGCCTGCAGATTAGAGCTGGAAAGGCTGCCCTCTGCCTGACCAAGAGGTCAAGATCTAGGAAGTCACTTGCCCGTGTGCATGGTTTCCGAAGGCGTATGCGGACTACCGCTGGAAGAAAGGTCCTGAAGCGTAGACGTGACAGAGGAAGGAAGATTCTCTGCACAAAAACAAACTCACCCACTGGGACAAAGTTTTGA
- the LOC127344165 gene encoding cytochrome P450 CYP94D108-like, translating to MELSMALALPKLLLLLLPLLCFLCLCRTTRKQPRADGLKVYPIVGTLPHFIKNQHHLLEWSAGVIARCPTHTMVFNFKGLGLNAGAITANPANVEYIVKSNFQNYPKGEFVFSVIEDLLGHGIFNSDGDQWLSQRKAASYEFSKRSLRNFVVSTVRFEVVERLLPLLSQAEQDGRTLDVQDVLERFTFDNICRVAFNEDPACLTEEGLGVNGPAKFMRALDDAQSIVMARLISPVNWAWRVKKLLNMEPERRMRKALATIHGYVDRIVHERREKGAAGLAREDDFLSHFASSGEHSEESLRDVVTNFIVAGRDTTSSALTWFFWMISGRHEVEDKIVHDICSARASSGSEDAAFSFDELGKMQYLHAAITESMRLYPPVAMDSRCCQHDDILPDGTFVGKGWQVSYSSYAMARLEEIWGKDCAEFRPERWLDEEGAFRPVSPFKYTIFHAGPRMCLGKEMAYIQMKSIVACVLERFRFQHIGGDRRPGLVFSLTLRMEGGLPMQVKKRDY from the coding sequence ATGGAGCTCTCCATGGCGTTGGCCCTACCCAAGCTCCTCCTTCTGCTCCTACCTCTACTCTGCTTCCTTTGCTTATGCCGCACCACCAGGAAGCAACCTCGCGCCGACGGGCTCAAGGTTTATCCCATCGTCGGCACACTCCCACACTTCATCAAGAACCAGCACCACCTCCTCGAGTGGTCGGCTGGTGTTATCGCTCGTTGCCCCACACACACCATGGTTTTCAACTTCAAGGGCCTCGGCCTTAATGCCGGCGCCATCACTGCTAATCCAGCCAatgtggaatacattgtgaagagCAACTTCCAGAACTACCCCAAGGGTGAGTTCGTGTTTTCTGTCATTGAAGACTTGCTGGGTCACGGCATCTTCAACTCAGACGGCGACCAGTGGCTTTCTCAGCGCAAAGCTGCCAGCTACGAGTTTAGCAAACGCTCGCTGAGAAACTTCGTGGTCAGCACCGTCCGGTTTGAAGTCGTCGAGCGGCTGCTGCCGCTGCTCTCCCAGGCAGAGCAAGACGGCCGGACACTCGATGTGCAGGATGTTCTAGAGCGCTTCACGTTCGACAACATCTGCCGTGTCGCCTTCAACGAGGACCCGGCGTGCCTCACCGAGGAGGGCCTTGGGGTGAACGGGCCTGCAAAGTTCATGCGTGCCTTAGATGACGCGCAGAGCATCGTCATGGCCCGGTTGATATCACCGGTCAATTGGGCATGGCGGGTCAAGAAGCTACTCAACATGGAGCCAGAGAGGCGTATGCGCAAGGCGCTCGCAACGATCCATGGCTATGTGGACAGGATTGTCCATGAGCGCAGGGAGAAGGGAGCAGCCGGGCTGGCGCGCGAGGATGACTTCCTGTCGCACTTTGCTTCGAGCGGGGAGCACAGTGAAGAGAGCCTCCGTGACGTGGTCACCAACTTCATCGTAGCTGGGCGAGACACGACCTCCTCGGCACTCACTTGGTTCTTCTGGATGATATCTGGTCGGCACGAGGTGGAGGATAAGATCGTGCATGATATCTGCAGCGCGCGGGCATCCAGTGGGAGCGAGGATGCGGCGTTCAGTTTCGACGAGCTGGGCAAGATGCAATACCTCCATGCTGCGATCACAGAATCCATGCGGCTATACCCGCCCGTGGCCATGGACTCCCGCTGCTGCCAGCACGATGACATCCTGCCAGATGGCACATTCGTGGGAAAAGGTTGGCAGGTCTCCTACAGCTCGTACGCCATGGCGCGGTTAGAGGAGATATGGGGCAAGGACTGCGCGGAGTTTAGGCCAGAGCGTTGGCTCGACGAGGAGGGTGCATTTCGGCCGGTGAGCCCGTTCAAGTACACTATCTTCCATGCTGGCCCAAGGATGTGCCTCGGCAAGGAGATGGCCTACATACAAATGAAGTCCATCGTTGCATGCGTACTCGAGAGGTTCAGATTCCAGCACATTGGTGGCGACAGGCGGCCGGGCCTTGTGTTTTCGCTGACGTTGCGAATGGAAGGTGGCTTGCCGATGCAAGTGAAGAAGAGGGATTACTAA
- the LOC127339965 gene encoding protein FAR1-RELATED SEQUENCE 5-like, with translation MEENLQHEDGWSEDEFDAQFDTQLEYDYYGESDLDTGHSDDVEGASVPEDSVDMSQATPSASQPEKTQKGSNGNEYPDNNRDLYWMIKEMTFISEAAAFSFYNRYAKDYGFSVRLDQVKRFDAGVIRLRRFVCSREGRRPKKQLTTEGRVYRLRPESRCGYKARLVVKFDGRTGFWVVEDFRDKHNHDPAEPCQTPFLRSHRTINDAQRSEILSLGSMGVRKHLIMRKFIAGSGSFAGVGFTRKDLYNMCSRERRRLLFDGDATTAIHIMAKRKKRDPEFFYEYDVDDKCRLKHMFWCDSQSRRDYQDYGDVLVFDSTYKMNKYKMPFVPFVGLNNHRRTTVFGCAILSSGNEQTYVWLLKTFLKAMCQQKPKAVITDADAAMIGAIGKVFSGV, from the exons ATGGAGGAAAATTTGCAGCACGAAGACGGCTGGAGCGAAGACGAGTTTGAT GCACAATTTGACACGCAGCTTGAGTACGACTATTACGGTGAATCTGACTTGGACACGGGCCATAGTGATGATGTGGAAGGTGCATCAGTTCCTGAGGATTCTGTTGACATGAGCCAG GCGACGCCAAGCGCTAGTCAGCCTGAGAAAACACAGAAAGGTAGCAATGGCAATGAATATCCTGATAATAATCGGGATTTATACTGGATGATAAAAGAGATGACTTTTATTTCTGAAGCAGCAGCATTTTCTTTCTACAACAGATATGCTAAAGATTATGGGTTCAGCGTCCGGCTGGACCAGGTTAAGCGGTTTGATGCTGGAGTAATTCGGCTAAGGCGTTTTGTGTGTTCCAGAGAAGGCAGACGTCCCAAAAAGCAACTGACCACGGAAGGCCGCGTATATAGGCTCAGACCCGAGTCTCGCTGCGGCTACAAGGCACGTTTGGTGGTGAAGTTTGATGGAAGAACTGGTTTCTGGGTTGTTGAAGATTTTCGAGACAAACATAACCATGACCCAGCTGAACCATGTCAGACTCCGTTTCTTCGGTCCCATAGGACGATCAACGACGCGCAGAGATCTGAGATATTATCACTGGGATCCATGGGGGTCAGGAAGCACCTCATTATGAGAAAATTCATTGCAGGCTCCGGTTCATTTGCCGGTGTTGGATTCACAAGAAAGGATTTGTACAACATGTgctctagggagaggaggaggctgctTTTCGACGGTGACGCTACCACAGCCATCCACATTATGGCAAAGAGGAAAAAGAGGGACCCTGAATTTTTCTATGAATATGACGTTGATGACAAATGCCGTCTGAAGCACATGTTCTGGTGTGATTCCCAGTCACGTAGGGATTACCAGGACTACGGAGATGTGCTGGTGTTTGATAGCACATACAAGATGAATAAATATAAGATGCCATTTGTTCCTTTTGTGGGCTTGAACAACCACCGTAGGACAACGGTTTTTGGGTGTGCCATCCTTTCAAGCGGGAATGAACAAACATATGTTTGGCTTCTAAAGACCTTTCTCAAAGCGATGTGTCAACAGAAGCCAAAGGCAGTAATCACGGATGCAGATGCCGCGATGATCGGCGCAATCGGCAAAGTATTTTCTGGTGTGTAG